CCATTTTTATCAAATTTACTTCCTTCATCATCAAAACCATGACTTACCTCATGACCAATTACAGCACCAATTCCACCTAAGTTTTTTGCTTTTGGTTCATTAATGTCATAAAATGGTTTCTGTAGAATTCCTGCTGGGAAACAAATTTCATTTGAAGTTGGATTATAATATGCATTAACAGTTTGAGGATCCATATATCATTTAGTTTTATCTACAGGTAAATTGATTTCTTTTAATTCTTTTTGAATAAAATACTTAGAAAGATTTGCAATATTTTCAAATAGGTTACCACCTTGTTCATAACTTTTTATTTCAATACTTGAATAATCTTCAAATTTATCTGGATATCCTATTTTTATCGTAAATGAGTTTAACTTATCTATTGCTTTTTCTTTAGTGGTTTGACTCATTCATTCTAAATTATTAATTCTATTTGAATAAACTTTTATAAGATCATTTACCATCCCTAAAACATCATTTTTAGCTTCTTGAGAAAAATGTCTTTTTATATATTCTTGACCCAATAGTTCGCCAAGTTTTGAATTAGTAAATTCAACAGCTCTATCCATTTCAGGTTTCATTTCTTTAACTCCACTGAAAATACTTGAATAGTTAAAGTTTATTTGATATAAATCTAAACTTAAAATTGAAGAAAATGCTATTAGAGTTTTAATTTTCATAAAATCTTTTAAATCATCTAGTTTGATATTATTTAACATTTCATTCAATTTTTCTAAGAATTTTGGTTCAGATAAAATTATAATTGCAGCTTTTCCATAACCAATTTCATTTAAATATTTTTCTCAATCAATAAATGAACAATAATCATTTAAATCTTTAAAAGAAACTACATTGTAAATATTTTCTGGACTTCTTAATTCCTCTTGTTTTAACATGCTTTGACAAATATCTTTTTCAAAATTATAGACTAGTGAAAAAATATCATCAGTATTAAAATCTATCATTGAAGCTTTAGATAATTCTTCTAAATAAATTTTATAAGCATTTTTAATATCATTATGTCTTGGATGATTTTCATCATAAAAATCTCTATCTGACATTCCTAATCCCATTGAACCAATCATTAAAGCTCTTACATTACTGTCTTTAAAATCTGAATCAATTCCTTTTGAATGAAAAAATGATATATTAAATTGATTGAAGCAGTCTATTAAAAAGTTTGTAAATTTCTCTTTTGAATCGAGAGAATCAATCTTTTTAATTATGTTTTTGATTGGCTCAATTCCCTGAATATTTCTTTGCTCCTGATTTAAGTAATTGCTAAATATATTAACAATTTTTTCTTGATCTGAATTTAAATCATCTTTTTTATTACTAAAATCTAAAATCATTTCTTTAATATCATCTATTGATTTTTTATATAACATCTCAAAACTTCCTCATGATGGATAACCATCTGGTAGTTCTGTATTATCAATTCATTCTTTGTTCATATGATCAAAGAAATTATCTTGTGCTCTTACTTTTGTTGACATTATTACATCTCCTTTATCTAAAATAAATTATAGAACTAATATAAAAATAAACAATAGCAATACTCAAAACAACAAAACAATAAATTTTGTTATAATTATCACGTTAAGAGGTAAAAAATGAATAGAGATATTGTATTACTTAGAACTGTTGAAGTTGCAGCAATTGCTTCATACAAATATATTGGTAAAAAAGATAAAGATTTAGTAGATAAAGCAGCTGTTGAAGCTTTTGAAGTAATGTTAAAAAATGAAAAGGGTTTCAAATTAAAAGTAGTAAATGGGGAAGGCGAACTTGATCAAGCTCCAATGCTTTTTGTTGGACAAATACTTGGAGATTTAGAAGACCCAAGTGTTATGACCTATGATGTTAGTGTTGACCCTATTGAAGGGACTCACCCTGCAGCATATAATTTTGCTGGAAGTATTTCAACTATTGCATTTTCAAGAGAAAATACAATGTTGCAGCTTCCAGAAATGTATATGGAGAAATTATTTGTTAGCACTGAATTAAAAGAAAGTATTAATTTAAATAAAGGAATAATTGAATCAATTAAAATGATGCAATTAACTGCAAATAGAAGAGATTTAAAATGTATTATTTTAGATAAACCACGTCATAAAGATATAATTAAAGAAATGAATGATATGGGAATTATTGTAAGACTTATTCAAGATGGAGATGTTTTAGCAGCAATTGATGTGGTAAATGGCGATGCAGATTTTGTTTATGGAATTGGTGGAGCTCCAGAGGGTTCACTTATGGCAGCACTTGCAATTTCAGCAGGATGTAAAATGCAATCAAAACTTGTAAGATATGAACAAATTTGACCAAATGAACAAGAAACAGAAGTTAGAAAAAATAAAGAGAAAGCATGATTGGATAAATACAATTTAGATTTTGATTCTATTTTAGAAGATTTGGACTTAGTAAATGATCATAGAGCAAGATTTTTTGCAGCGGGATTAACAGCTGGAGGAAGTTTAAAACCAGTAGATTATAAAAATGGTAAATTTTATGTTAATGCTTTTATGTCTTCACATGGAATAGTGAGAAACTTTAATTCTGTTTATGATGTTAAAAAGGTAAATGATTTAAAACCAGAAATTAAATTTTTATTTGATAAATACAAAAGATAGTATTAACTAAAAGTTATATAATAGATTAAAAGGCATGGTGAATATATGTTTTCAATAAATGGATTTTTTTTAATAGCAATGATTCTTTCTTTTGTATGTTTATTGACAATTAGACTTTATAATACTTTTAGTTTAAGTAAAGTAATCGTTCACGAAATTAATTCTGCAGATAGCAACATATCTAGTTCTAAAGTAGAATCGATTATTGAGAGATTTAAAATATATTTGAGAGCTGAAGAATTAAATATTATTTATGGAGAAACAGAAAATTATTATAGAGTTAATCAAATGCTAAATAAGAGAAAAAAACAGATAACTATTCCAAAATGAATAATGCCAAGTGTTGGCTATGAATTGGACTATATTCTTGCAAGTATTTGATATAATACAAAATTAATTCAAAAGGATAAAGATATTAGAAAATTAGAATGAATTGTTAAATGATTTCCGATATTTTTAAACTTAATTTATATTTTAAGTTTTTTAGCAGCTATAGTATTTTTATTTTTAGATAAAGATTCAATTATTAAATCTAATCCATCAAAATTTCTTATTTTCTTATTTAATATGCCAGTATTTGAATTAATATCAATTACAACATTTTTGCTTATAGTTATATTAATGTTTTTTACAAATAGTTTAAAAAGCATTTTAGAAGAAAAATATGAAATGGAAATTATTCATTTCGTAAATAATGAATGTGAAAGTTATAAAAAGGATATATCAGTGGCAAGAGTTTATTCAAAGTCTTTTAATAAACTAGATTTTAAAATATTTAGAATTAATATGAAAACAACAAATTTAAAATTTGTAGGTCCTTTTACTTTATTGTAAAAAATAAAAAATTGAGTTATACTCAATTTTTTATTATCCTTGACCTAATCCTTTTTCTTTTCATTCGGCCATTATTTCATCTTTACCACCAGGTTTTGAATATCTATCTTTATATTCAATGAATCTTTCCTTACATTCTTTTAGTTCATGCATTGCTTCTTGTGCAGAACCTCAACCGTTTATTTTAACTTCTTTTTTTTGTAAAGCTTTATATTGTAAAAAGAAGTTTTCAATTTCATCTTTTAAATGTTGAGGTACATCTTCTAAATTTTTGTATGAATCAAATCTTCTATCGTCTGCAAATACTCCAAATAATTTTGTATCTATTTCTCCAGCATCTATCATTTTAATTGATCCTAAGATTCTAACATTAACTCCAACACCAGGAAGTGTAGGGTATGTTACAAGACTTATAACATCTAATGGGTCTCCATCTCAGTCAAGAGTTTCAGGTACAAAACCATATTCTCCAGGATAAAAATTTGCTCCATATAAGACTCTATCTAAACTAATTTCATTAGTATTGATATCATATTCGTATTTATTTGAACTACCTTTTGGTATTTCAACTATCATTTTAATTACATTATTTTCCATTATTAAAATCTCCTCTACAAAATAATTTTATATTATTTTTTAAAAACAATAGGTTGTTTCTAAAATAAATGCTTATTTATTAAATTAACAAGAAGTTTAATAAAAAAAGAAAAAGTAAAAACATTAATTGTAAATTTGATTACCGAAACTATAAAACCAGATCATAAATAACTGATTCATAGAACACTATTTTTTTCAGGCATAATTCCTGGATATAAAGTGTTATACATATCAAAAATGAAATAATGATTAGCTAACATTGATAAAAATGCTGAACTTATCATTGCGATTATTCCAGA
This sequence is a window from Spiroplasma diminutum CUAS-1. Protein-coding genes within it:
- a CDS encoding M13 family metallopeptidase, translated to MSTKVRAQDNFFDHMNKEWIDNTELPDGYPSWGSFEMLYKKSIDDIKEMILDFSNKKDDLNSDQEKIVNIFSNYLNQEQRNIQGIEPIKNIIKKIDSLDSKEKFTNFLIDCFNQFNISFFHSKGIDSDFKDSNVRALMIGSMGLGMSDRDFYDENHPRHNDIKNAYKIYLEELSKASMIDFNTDDIFSLVYNFEKDICQSMLKQEELRSPENIYNVVSFKDLNDYCSFIDWEKYLNEIGYGKAAIIILSEPKFLEKLNEMLNNIKLDDLKDFMKIKTLIAFSSILSLDLYQINFNYSSIFSGVKEMKPEMDRAVEFTNSKLGELLGQEYIKRHFSQEAKNDVLGMVNDLIKVYSNRINNLEWMSQTTKEKAIDKLNSFTIKIGYPDKFEDYSSIEIKSYEQGGNLFENIANLSKYFIQKELKEINLPVDKTKWYMDPQTVNAYYNPTSNEICFPAGILQKPFYDINEPKAKNLGGIGAVIGHEVSHGFDDEGSKFDKNGNFENWWTEEDYKQYNLRTEKLVEQYNKYEINGTSVNGKLTLGENIGDLSGVAAALDICKEQCPNDLKLFFENFATIWKRKSTDELKNTRLLIDPHSPEEFRCNGVLINIDEFHEIYDTKSGDEMYLEKNNRIKIW
- a CDS encoding fructose-bisphosphatase class II family protein, giving the protein MNRDIVLLRTVEVAAIASYKYIGKKDKDLVDKAAVEAFEVMLKNEKGFKLKVVNGEGELDQAPMLFVGQILGDLEDPSVMTYDVSVDPIEGTHPAAYNFAGSISTIAFSRENTMLQLPEMYMEKLFVSTELKESINLNKGIIESIKMMQLTANRRDLKCIILDKPRHKDIIKEMNDMGIIVRLIQDGDVLAAIDVVNGDADFVYGIGGAPEGSLMAALAISAGCKMQSKLVRYEQIWPNEQETEVRKNKEKAWLDKYNLDFDSILEDLDLVNDHRARFFAAGLTAGGSLKPVDYKNGKFYVNAFMSSHGIVRNFNSVYDVKKVNDLKPEIKFLFDKYKR
- a CDS encoding inorganic diphosphatase translates to MENNVIKMIVEIPKGSSNKYEYDINTNEISLDRVLYGANFYPGEYGFVPETLDWDGDPLDVISLVTYPTLPGVGVNVRILGSIKMIDAGEIDTKLFGVFADDRRFDSYKNLEDVPQHLKDEIENFFLQYKALQKKEVKINGWGSAQEAMHELKECKERFIEYKDRYSKPGGKDEIMAEWKEKGLGQG